The following are encoded in a window of Mycoplasmopsis bovis PG45 genomic DNA:
- a CDS encoding DUF402 domain-containing protein — protein sequence MFADQNSGKRISFPVEGSIIDVQAYKYDGTLYRQWNGVKVLRNTSKHYVLLMYKTRVSEQNNHNWVYRDYVLWFLPKHSMYNALILLKPSKKQNYSYINVASYPIYEDNTIKFIDLDLDIKAYPSNTVSIVDSEEFKENSKIYNYPDKLKQLVWEGTQEVMQHYERQGYFFNEEIINYYIDLGKKDCSIAKKFRASKYKKKNK from the coding sequence ATGTTTGCCGATCAGAATAGTGGCAAGAGAATTTCGTTCCCTGTTGAAGGATCTATTATAGATGTGCAAGCCTATAAATATGATGGCACATTATATAGACAATGAAATGGTGTTAAAGTGCTTAGAAACACTAGTAAACACTATGTTCTATTAATGTATAAAACAAGAGTTAGCGAGCAAAATAATCATAATTGAGTTTATAGAGACTATGTATTATGGTTTCTTCCAAAACATTCAATGTATAATGCTCTTATTCTTTTAAAACCAAGCAAAAAGCAAAATTATTCATATATTAATGTTGCCTCATATCCAATTTATGAAGACAATACAATCAAATTTATAGACTTAGATCTAGATATAAAAGCATACCCATCAAACACTGTTTCCATTGTTGACAGTGAAGAGTTTAAAGAAAACTCAAAAATTTATAATTACCCTGACAAACTAAAACAGTTAGTTTGAGAAGGAACTCAAGAAGTTATGCAACATTATGAAAGACAAGGCTACTTCTTTAATGAAGAAATAATAAATTATTACATTGACTTAGGTAAAAAAGATTGTTCAATTGCAAAGAAATTCAGAGCCTCAAAATACAAAAAAAAGAATAAATAA